A part of Oncorhynchus masou masou isolate Uvic2021 chromosome 30, UVic_Omas_1.1, whole genome shotgun sequence genomic DNA contains:
- the cnfn gene encoding cornifelin homolog, with product MAYQSEMVISSQPQVTINNYTVTSSGSSDWSSNVCDCCDDCGICLCAIFVPCILGCKVAQDNGDSCCVPFLPGALIALRTSIRSKYRISGSVCDDWVVMTCLPFCGLCQMAREQKMRG from the exons ATGGCTTATCAGAGTGAGATGGTGATCAGCTCCCAGCCTCAGGTCACCATCAACAACTACACCGTGACCTCCTCTGGGTCCTCAGATTGGAGCTCCAACGTTTGTGACTGCTGCGATGACTGCGGCATCT GTCTGTGTGCGATCTTCGTGCCCTGTATCCTGGGCTGTAAAGTTGCACAGGACAATGGGGACAGTTGCTGTGTGCCTTTCCTCCCTGGAGCCTTGATCGCCCTGAGGACAAGCATCCGGAGCAAATACCGCATCTCT GGTTCCGTGTGTGATGACTGGGTAGTCATGACCTGCCTGCCTTTCTGCGGACTCTGTCAGATGGCCAGGGAGCAGAAGATGAGAGGCTGA